The sequence ATCGGATGCGACGTGGCCAAGTGCGCTTAACCCCGATTTTCGGACCACCGGCTTAAGTGGAACCTGCGTCCTCAACATGGTACAAAAGGACGCATGGAAATGGGAAGAAAACGAAGAACATTCACGGACAAGTTCAAGGCCAAGGTGGCGATTGAGGCCATCAAGGGCGTGAAGACATTGGCGGAGCTGGCATCGGAATATCAGGTCCATCCGAACCAGATTTCGGATTGGAAGAAGCAGTTGCTTTCGAATGCGCCGGATCTTTTTGCATCGGGGAAAAAGAAGCAGGCTCAAACGGAAGAAGAGCTTACGGCTCCACTTTACGAAGAGATCGGGCGTCTGAAGATGGACGTGAAGTGGCTCGAAAAAAAGCTATGAGCCTGCCGCTTTCAACGCGCCGCAGCTGGGTGGAGCCCGGCACCGATTATTCGGTTCGGCGGCAGTGTAGGCTCGCAGGCGTCCCCAGATCGGGCTTCTACTACGACCCCGCCCCGGAAACGCCGGAGAACCTGCTTCTGATGCGTTTGATCGACGAGCAGTATCTCCGGCATCCGGAGTTCGGCTATCCACGCATGACGGACTGGTTGCGTGATCAAGACTATGATGTCAATCACAAGCGGGTCGCCCGCCTCATGCAGCTGATGGGGATTCAGGCCATCACGCCCGGTCCGCACACGAGCAAGCCCGCCCCGAGGCACAAGATCTACCCTTATTTGCTGCGCAATGTGGACATCGAACGGGTGAACCAGGTTTGGAGTACGGACATCACCTACATCCCGATGCGGCATGGATACATGTACCTGACCGCCGTAATCGACTGGTACAGCCGCTATGTGCTCGCCTGGGAGCTCTCAAGCACCATGGAGAGCACGTTCTGCGTTGATGCGCTGGAGCGTGCGCTGACGCAGGGGAATCCGGAGATATTCAACACCGACCAAGGAAGCCAGTTCACCTCGAACGCCTTCACCGGTGTCCTGTTAAACGAGAACATCACCATCAGCATGGACGGGCGAGGCCGGGCGTTGGACAACGTATTCATCGAACGACTGTGGTGGTCGGTGAAGTATGAGAAAATCTATCCCGCATGCTATGCCGACGGGCATGCGTTGCATCGGGGCCTTGACAGCTATTTTAAATATTACAACCACGAGAGGAAGCACAGCGCTCTGGACAAACGCACCCCCGCCGAGGTATTCATGGAAGGAGCAGTCAGAACATGATCGCAAGTGATGCCGTCGCTGCGCTCCGCCCTCGGCCCTCCGGGCCGCCCCTTCGGGGACGGGCTCCGCTCCGCGACGGCATCATGGAAGGGCGGCTCGTTGGCCGCCAGAACACGGAACAGGGAACCGCAGGTTCCACCTTAAGTTCACCGATCCGTGGTTTAAGATTGGGGGTAGGCGCAAAGCATACCGACTTCACGGTCCTGATTGCCATGAACTCCCGCAATGGACGGTGCCTGGAGATGGAGCGGTTTAATCAGCTCGACTGGCCGGTGCAGAAGGATCGGATTCTGGCCTTCGCGCGCAAGTGGCGCGGCCGCCTGATCCTCGACGCCACCGGCGCCGGCGATCCTATCTACGATGATCTGGCCCGGCGCTACGGCAATATCGAACCCTTCAAGTTTACGTCGGTTTCAAAGGTGGAGGTGATCCAACGTTTGATTGTCGCGATCGAACAGCAAAAAGTTGGATGGCCCGAAGAATGGAAAGTGCTC is a genomic window of Pontiella desulfatans containing:
- a CDS encoding IS3 family transposase (programmed frameshift), which codes for MGRKRRTFTDKFKAKVAIEAIKGVKTLAELASEYQVHPNQISDWKKQLLSNAPDLFASGKKKQAQTEEELTAPLYEEIGRLKMDVKWLKKAMSLPLSTRRSWVEPGTDYSVRRQCRLAGVPRSGFYYDPAPETPENLLLMRLIDEQYLRHPEFGYPRMTDWLRDQDYDVNHKRVARLMQLMGIQAITPGPHTSKPAPRHKIYPYLLRNVDIERVNQVWSTDITYIPMRHGYMYLTAVIDWYSRYVLAWELSSTMESTFCVDALERALTQGNPEIFNTDQGSQFTSNAFTGVLLNENITISMDGRGRALDNVFIERLWWSVKYEKIYPACYADGHALHRGLDSYFKYYNHERKHSALDKRTPAEVFMEGAVRT